The proteins below come from a single Mya arenaria isolate MELC-2E11 chromosome 8, ASM2691426v1 genomic window:
- the LOC128242290 gene encoding uncharacterized protein LOC128242290, translated as MNKDVQGMMSMRLSRVLADIGVNRYMMDRRRWTWLMRESMETINNRIYFRNSTYYHFGSQTEGTTTNGMKSDIDTLACMNNFPVILDWSDWKQGRQQLLVVRTDETPPQQCWLQRLRSDLPLPSALVVLPSDVIDSEGRVLMTNTLIEFQERFGSPRNDLVQHGPSRSWDEKLDLVIAYHCSRLPGECQFLFHRPRPGHWPRPCTLAKARRTGVFLVPQGYSDSPSRPSRCHSTALNVTQDNHYYPQSRWEWRFSTSMMERLLVFDMNILQRKTYVFIKILRKTFLKPIVGDRLSTFHIKTAMLFTIETYPPTIWREDNLITCVIYCLATLRRWLRINYCPHYTISGVNLFPGKLFRFELQILANKILKMSSENFGCIFQIQIDNLSRRMSSIGGHLQRCKNRKLVHEETNLSLSEIFMCSLHDILVSETGEIDSSCLQIVNKLRVLHDTPIEQEVVSLIKPFLYGTLASLVASKCIYLGQPITEDTLTLYSMSLDSDLLSSRLKFASMLYCSGHYEAAANCLTYCEGLLGPAVWPYCGCMGRNHSRPGNAFFDIYLNSSTKDMLQIYSAVCVRFAHLEMCCIPEHLVYELFRTMSDDDRQERRPVYFYKWMDYAVIDCVPFIHYLQYLSYRQLNQHALKHAALQNLRKYVLEDSKGHGHCDTAFNVLGNCEELENRIDLAWNCYTTSLQKYPRNNAAKWHVARMLCNVVNNRL; from the coding sequence ATGAACAAAGACGTCCAGGGAATGATGTCGATGCGTCTGTCCCGGGTGTTGGCGGACATCGGGGTCAACAGGTACATGATGGACCGAAGGAGGTGGACCTGGCTAATGAGGGAGTCGATGGAGACGATTAATAATCGAATTTATTTCCGTAACTCTACTTATTACCACTTTGGCAGTCAGACAGAGGGAACTACAACCAATGGGATGAAGTCGGACATTGATACATTGGCGTGTATGAACAATTTTCCTGTAATATTGGACTGGAGCGATTGGAAGCAGGGTAGGCAACAACTTCTCGTAGTCAGGACAGATGAGACTCCACCCCAGCAATGCTGGTTACAGAGGCTTAGATCAGATCTTCCATTACCAAGTGCACTGGTTGTATTACCTAGTGATGTGATAGACAGTGAAGGAAGAGTGCTGATGACAAACACTCTGATAGAGTTTCAAGAACGTTTCGGGAGTCCTCGAAATGATCTAGTGCAACATGGCCCGTCCAGGAGCTGGGATGAAAAGCTTGATTTGGTTATAGCCTATCATTGCAGTAGGCTTCCTGGTGAGTGTCAGTTCCTGTTTCACAGACCACGTCCTGGACACTGGCCAAGACCTTGCACACTGGCCAAGGCCAGACGGACAGGAGTGTTCCTGGTGCCGCAAGGATATTCAGATTCTCCGTCCAGACCATCCAGGTGTCATTCTACGGCACTAAATGTCACTCAAGATAACCATTACTATCCACAGTCAAGATGGGAATGGAGGTTCTCTACCTCTATGATGGAGAGATTGTTGGTTTTTGACATGAATATTCTGCAACGTAAGACGTATgtgttcattaaaatattaagaaaaacattcCTAAAGCCAATAGTTGGAGACCGTCTTAGCACATTTCATATCAAGACTGCCATGTTGTTTACCATTGAGACATATCCACCAACAATATGGAGAGAGGATAACCTTATTACGTGTGTGATCTACTGTCTGGCCACCTTGCGCAGATGGCTAAGGATCAACTACTGTCCACACTACACCATTTCGGGGGTGAACCTTTTTCCTGGAAAATTGTTTAGATTTGAGCTCCAAATTCTCGCaaacaaaatcttaaaaatgAGCAGCGAAAATTTCGGCTGCATCTTTCAGATACAAATAGACAATTTAAGTAGAAGGATGTCTTCAATTGGTGGACATTTGCAACGCTGTAAGAACAGAAAGTTGGTACATGAAGAAACAAATTTGTCTCtttctgaaatatttatgtGTTCACTACATGACATCTTGGTGAGTGAAACCGGTGAAATAGATAGTTCTTGCCTGCAGATCGTCAATAAGCTCAGAGTACTACATGATACGCCAATCGAACAAGAAGTAGTTTCTCTCATAAAACCTTTTCTGTACGGGACACTTGCCTCCCTCGTAGCCTCTAAGTGTATTTATCTTGGTCAACCAATAACTGAAGACACTTTAACCCTGTATAGTATGTCGTTGGACTCAGACCTGCTATCCAGCCGACTGAAGTTTGCCTCCATGTTGTACTGCAGTGGTCATTATGAGGCAGCAGCAAACTGCCTGACCTACTGTGAGGGCCTGCTTGGGCCTGCAGTGTGGCCATACTGTGGTTGTATGGGACGCAATCACAGTAGACCTGGCAATGCATTcttcgacatttatttaaattcatccACCAAGGACATGCTACAGATCTACTCAGCTGTATGTGTACGCTTTGCTCATCTAGAAATGTGTTGCATACCAGAACATCTTGTGTATGAACTGTTCAGAACAATGAGTGATGACGACAGACAAGAACGCCGTCCGGTATATTTCTATAAATGGATGGACTATGCTGTGATTGACTGTGTCCCATTTATTCACTACCTGCAATATCTTTCATACAGACAGTTGAACCAGCATGCATTGAAACATGCAGCACTTCAAAACTTACGCAAATATGTATTAGAGGACAGTAAAGGCCATGGTCACTGCGACACAGCCTTCAATGTGCTGGGAAATTGCGAAGAACTAGAAAACAGGATTGATTTAGCCTGGAACTGCTACACAACGTCTTTACAAAAGTACCCTAGAAACAATGCTGCCAAGTGGCATGTGGCAAGGATGTTATGTAATGTTGTGAACAATCGCTTATGA